The following are from one region of the Paenibacillus bovis genome:
- a CDS encoding PD-(D/E)XK nuclease family protein, translating into MAQYPQWSYSQSRANMFDECLRKYYFHYYGSHNGWNDRLGSEEQVHAYRLKQLRNFYLLFGDLAHRMCESALRQWDESKSSPRPEFLSTTIRKLLNDAYVQSQDREGWLRNPKHHMMLSEIYYGDDTLNSRIATIRQRQEECVRHLYHNKTWQEITGSKVNILEIEKWDTMILFDTKVYVKMDLLYRKEDGTVVIVDWKTGREDDFSDQLYLYASYVQEKYNMPLEKIQIRVEYLVTGEHQEYSVTREDISKVEQNIGRYIEEMRSCLDDDYYNRPKPESYFTAMPSPRKCKECNFREICKDRAV; encoded by the coding sequence ATGGCACAATACCCGCAATGGTCCTACTCACAGTCCAGGGCCAATATGTTTGATGAATGTCTGCGCAAATATTACTTTCACTATTATGGTTCTCATAACGGCTGGAATGACCGGCTGGGCTCGGAAGAGCAGGTGCATGCCTATCGGCTGAAGCAGCTGCGTAATTTTTATCTGTTGTTTGGCGATCTGGCGCACCGGATGTGCGAATCGGCGCTGCGGCAGTGGGATGAATCCAAAAGTTCTCCTCGTCCCGAATTTTTATCAACGACGATACGCAAGCTACTCAACGATGCCTATGTACAATCCCAGGATCGGGAAGGCTGGCTACGCAATCCCAAGCATCATATGATGCTGTCCGAAATCTACTATGGCGACGATACCCTGAACAGCCGTATTGCCACAATCCGGCAGCGGCAGGAAGAATGTGTACGCCATCTTTATCATAATAAGACCTGGCAGGAAATTACCGGCAGCAAGGTGAATATTCTGGAGATCGAGAAATGGGATACGATGATTCTGTTCGATACCAAAGTCTATGTCAAAATGGACTTATTATATCGAAAAGAAGATGGTACAGTAGTCATTGTGGACTGGAAAACAGGCCGCGAAGATGATTTCTCCGATCAGCTATATCTGTATGCTTCCTATGTTCAGGAAAAATACAATATGCCTCTGGAAAAAATACAAATCCGTGTAGAGTATCTGGTTACCGGAGAACATCAGGAATACAGCGTAACCCGCGAGGATATCTCCAAAGTCGAACAAAACATCGGCAGGTACATTGAAGAAATGCGCTCCTGTCTGGATGATGATTATTATAACCGGCCCAAACCGGAAAGCTATTTCACCGCGATGCCATCTCCGCGCAAATGCAAAGAGTGCAATTTCCGTGAAATCTGCAAAGACCGGGCAGTCTGA
- a CDS encoding SDR family oxidoreductase: MPLHEGLQGKVAVITGGAGVLCRAMALELAHQGCHIAILNRTVEKGEQLAEEIRQLGVQSIAVGCDVTSEDSVILAETAVTTQLGPCDILINGAGGNRPDANTTEEGFREEDLNDELKKTFYDIRIDGFRQVLDLNMTGTLIPTQVFSRHMTGRPGATIINISSMSAFAPMTKVPAYSAAKAAINNFTQWLAVHFADAGIRVNAIAPGFFLTTQNEKLLKNDDGSLTARSEKILAHTPMNRFGVPEDLLGTLLWLADTHTSGFVTGIVVPVDGGFMAYSGV, encoded by the coding sequence TTGCCCCTGCACGAAGGATTACAAGGGAAAGTCGCTGTGATTACCGGTGGAGCCGGTGTATTGTGCCGTGCGATGGCGCTGGAACTTGCCCATCAGGGCTGCCACATTGCTATTCTCAACCGTACCGTAGAAAAAGGCGAACAGCTGGCCGAAGAGATTCGCCAGCTGGGCGTACAGTCGATCGCTGTCGGATGCGATGTCACTTCCGAAGACAGCGTAATCCTCGCGGAGACTGCGGTTACGACCCAACTCGGTCCGTGCGATATTCTGATTAATGGAGCCGGCGGTAATCGTCCGGATGCCAATACGACCGAAGAGGGCTTCCGCGAAGAAGACCTCAATGACGAGCTGAAGAAAACGTTCTACGATATCCGGATTGATGGGTTCCGTCAGGTGCTGGATCTGAATATGACAGGTACACTGATCCCGACACAGGTGTTCTCGCGTCATATGACTGGTCGTCCCGGCGCGACAATTATCAATATTTCTTCGATGAGCGCTTTTGCGCCAATGACCAAAGTACCGGCTTACAGTGCAGCCAAGGCAGCGATCAACAACTTCACCCAATGGCTGGCTGTTCATTTTGCCGATGCGGGAATCCGGGTCAATGCGATTGCGCCTGGCTTCTTTTTGACTACCCAAAATGAGAAGCTGCTCAAAAATGACGACGGCTCACTCACGGCACGATCCGAGAAAATTCTGGCTCATACACCGATGAACCGATTCGGTGTGCCGGAAGATCTGCTCGGCACGCTGCTCTGGCTGGCCGATACGCATACCTCGGGATTTGTGACAGGGATTGTGGTACCGGTCGATGGCGGATTTATGGCCTATTCCGGTGTATAA
- a CDS encoding MFS transporter, which translates to MIRKSFYMLWGTQTVSNIADIVYTLSLVTLVFTQSGSLLTTIFIPLFRMLSKMISGLVAPLIMSRLRLTSILMGSQLGQFVIFTGLIFYLWLSPEVSYPIIFLAVFGMSFLDGWTDPARNALIPRLAEDEGLMKANGLMSVSDQVVKCSGWALSGVIVAVIGAIPTMWIASVSYFLAMFFTAFIRDPYAAAGVQAADKVSSAASGAGDVARKPSYGEQLSEGWKILATNRRIRTLAIVDNIDTLGGAAWLGAFILAFVVEVLHQDASWWGFMNTVFFIGSIAGGVFIVARVKKLQKNAYLWMLFSLLAYVIITFFFAFNNVPMLALILFAVSGLPVQIAGIIRRTLIQQNLTPAETPSAMSALSVLSNFTFAIAMLLLSWIADRYGMRDMYVVAGVMTTAAVVIGFVYRSAFREESSPAYASEENVAVNKA; encoded by the coding sequence TTGATTAGAAAATCGTTTTATATGTTATGGGGCACACAGACCGTATCGAATATTGCGGATATTGTGTACACGCTCAGTCTGGTAACGCTGGTATTTACGCAGAGCGGTTCACTGCTCACCACGATTTTTATTCCGCTGTTTCGGATGCTGTCCAAAATGATTAGTGGACTGGTTGCACCGCTGATCATGTCTCGTCTTCGCCTGACATCGATTCTGATGGGTTCGCAGCTGGGACAATTCGTGATTTTTACCGGACTGATCTTTTATTTGTGGCTAAGTCCCGAAGTATCGTATCCGATTATTTTTCTGGCTGTGTTCGGGATGTCCTTTCTTGATGGATGGACCGATCCTGCCCGCAATGCACTCATTCCGAGACTGGCAGAGGATGAAGGTCTGATGAAAGCCAATGGGCTCATGTCGGTGAGCGATCAGGTGGTCAAGTGCTCAGGCTGGGCGCTTAGCGGGGTGATTGTTGCTGTAATCGGCGCAATCCCGACGATGTGGATTGCATCGGTGAGTTATTTTCTGGCCATGTTTTTTACCGCCTTTATCCGTGACCCTTATGCAGCTGCTGGAGTTCAGGCGGCTGACAAGGTATCTTCTGCAGCGTCCGGTGCAGGTGATGTGGCACGCAAGCCATCTTACGGAGAGCAATTGTCCGAAGGATGGAAAATTCTCGCTACCAATCGGCGTATTCGCACACTGGCGATTGTCGATAATATCGATACGCTGGGAGGCGCAGCCTGGCTGGGGGCATTTATTTTGGCTTTTGTCGTGGAAGTGCTGCATCAGGATGCTAGCTGGTGGGGCTTTATGAATACGGTATTTTTTATCGGCTCGATAGCCGGAGGCGTATTTATCGTAGCCCGCGTCAAAAAGCTGCAAAAAAATGCGTATCTGTGGATGCTGTTCAGCCTGCTCGCTTATGTGATCATTACCTTCTTCTTTGCCTTTAACAATGTTCCGATGCTGGCGCTGATTCTGTTCGCTGTATCCGGACTGCCGGTACAGATTGCCGGTATTATCCGGCGTACATTGATCCAGCAAAATTTGACGCCGGCAGAGACACCAAGCGCGATGTCTGCTCTTAGTGTGCTGAGTAATTTCACTTTTGCCATTGCCATGCTGCTGTTGAGCTGGATCGCCGATCGGTATGGGATGCGGGATATGTATGTAGTAGCAGGTGTAATGACGACAGCTGCTGTAGTCATCGGATTCGTATACCGCTCCGCATTCCGTGAAGAATCTTCTCCCGCGTATGCGTCAGAAGAGAACGTAGCCGTAAATAAAGCTTGA
- a CDS encoding polynucleotide kinase-phosphatase, with product MNQQSPNKHIQLPHAGIILLMGASNSGKSTWIRSLMEQGVIGPNEAVSSDQFRAVVGDTEHIDWRRSSRDESEVLYQQYRLISDKAFRVMEEIIRSRCRLNLTTWVDATHLHPEDRAVYIEIGRRYHVPVTIIALDIPEKTLLERDREREHARGRQRVKQHYQVFRKNIFTLKSEGFRAVHILKPQDMASVTFERKANPLIHDLDHGIDIIGDIHGCYEEMIELIQQLGYEPDKDEVYRHPDGRQLVSVGDIMSRGPRSMDTMLFWQRQIAAGQGLMVDSNHGWKVARYLEGRKVTMNHGDEKFAAELEAYGAEHGAEAMKLLQNSLKDMLMSAPSHLVFQRNGIRCLVVAHAGIQDRFIGKQSRRIDDYCRYGDVSETGEDGRPVRKDWFTDHTSGEIIVWGHDPRPQPTVVNRTINIDQGAVFGGRLTAYRYPEQRFVSVEAKEDYAQDPDSPLIRWQKRRFAAPNLRQFIDGYTVLTDSYGEIGVRSEFVKSALDSTSHYTIPLEELVYIPPTMTPPPVPAEAEGYLEHPAEAVAYYRSRNVTRLVAEKKHMGSRAIVLLFRDEHAAVPYVGRPLAGTIYTRTGRAFFQTELEQMVIGQLRDDLVRAGYFDRYATDWVLLDTEIVPWNLKARELIASQYAHVSEAADMDRSYILKRLHTARAEGREVDDWITECTARQTNADIFRETFQKYCWDTEGTEGLRIAPFHILAHSSGSLMDRSHEWHMQHAAELAAYSSLFMPTEYRVMDIDNDPDSEQELIRWWIEMTEDGHEGIVLKPEYMTMYDGDRLIQPAIKVRGRKYLHMIYGMDYLQPEHLTRLKQRKTRKKERHALMEFALSLESVDRFVRREPLERMHECVLAALSLESDAIDPRL from the coding sequence ATGAATCAGCAATCCCCAAACAAACATATCCAGCTGCCCCATGCAGGCATTATTCTGCTGATGGGAGCTTCCAACAGTGGCAAAAGTACCTGGATTCGTTCCCTGATGGAGCAGGGAGTGATCGGTCCGAATGAAGCGGTATCTTCCGATCAGTTCCGCGCTGTCGTCGGCGATACGGAGCATATTGATTGGCGGCGGTCGTCCCGCGATGAAAGTGAAGTGTTGTACCAGCAGTATCGCCTGATCTCGGACAAAGCTTTTCGTGTTATGGAAGAGATTATCCGTTCACGCTGTCGGCTCAATCTGACTACATGGGTCGATGCGACGCATCTGCATCCGGAAGATCGTGCTGTCTATATTGAAATAGGGCGCAGATATCATGTGCCTGTTACGATTATTGCATTGGATATTCCCGAGAAAACGCTGCTGGAACGGGATCGCGAACGTGAACATGCTCGCGGCCGGCAGCGGGTTAAGCAGCATTATCAGGTATTCCGCAAAAATATATTCACTCTGAAAAGTGAAGGCTTTCGGGCTGTCCATATTCTAAAACCTCAGGATATGGCATCCGTTACTTTTGAACGAAAAGCCAATCCGCTGATTCACGATCTCGATCACGGTATAGATATCATTGGCGATATCCATGGATGCTATGAGGAGATGATAGAACTTATCCAGCAGCTGGGCTATGAGCCGGATAAAGACGAAGTATATCGTCATCCCGATGGCCGTCAACTGGTATCGGTCGGTGATATTATGAGCCGCGGACCTCGCTCCATGGACACCATGCTGTTCTGGCAGCGCCAGATTGCGGCTGGTCAGGGACTTATGGTTGACAGTAATCACGGCTGGAAAGTAGCGCGTTATCTGGAGGGTCGCAAGGTTACGATGAATCATGGTGACGAGAAATTCGCTGCCGAGCTGGAGGCTTATGGAGCCGAGCATGGAGCGGAAGCGATGAAGCTTCTGCAAAACTCGCTAAAAGATATGCTTATGTCTGCTCCGTCGCATCTGGTCTTCCAGCGTAACGGTATTCGCTGTCTGGTTGTGGCCCATGCCGGAATACAGGACCGCTTTATCGGCAAACAATCACGGCGTATCGACGACTATTGCCGCTATGGCGATGTATCTGAGACGGGTGAAGATGGCCGTCCTGTTCGCAAAGACTGGTTTACCGACCATACCTCGGGTGAGATTATTGTATGGGGGCATGATCCGCGTCCACAGCCTACCGTTGTGAACCGGACCATTAATATAGATCAGGGAGCTGTATTTGGCGGCAGATTGACAGCGTATCGTTATCCGGAACAGAGGTTTGTAAGTGTGGAAGCGAAAGAAGATTATGCCCAGGACCCGGACAGTCCGCTCATCCGGTGGCAGAAGCGCCGCTTTGCTGCACCGAATCTGCGCCAGTTTATCGATGGATATACGGTACTGACAGACAGCTATGGAGAGATTGGCGTTCGCAGTGAATTTGTCAAATCGGCACTGGATTCGACTTCCCATTACACAATACCGCTGGAAGAACTGGTCTATATCCCGCCGACCATGACACCACCTCCTGTTCCGGCGGAAGCAGAAGGCTATCTGGAGCACCCGGCAGAAGCGGTAGCCTATTACCGTTCTCGCAATGTTACCCGGCTGGTAGCGGAGAAAAAGCATATGGGCAGCCGGGCCATTGTACTTCTGTTCCGCGATGAACATGCAGCGGTGCCTTATGTGGGTCGTCCGCTGGCAGGTACTATTTATACCCGTACCGGCAGAGCCTTTTTTCAGACAGAACTGGAACAGATGGTTATCGGACAGCTTCGGGACGATCTGGTCCGGGCAGGCTATTTTGACCGTTATGCTACCGACTGGGTGCTGCTGGATACCGAGATTGTGCCATGGAATCTCAAAGCACGTGAATTGATTGCTTCCCAGTATGCCCATGTATCCGAAGCGGCTGATATGGACCGCAGCTATATACTGAAACGTCTGCATACCGCTCGGGCCGAAGGACGTGAAGTGGATGACTGGATCACAGAATGCACAGCCCGCCAGACCAATGCGGATATTTTCCGCGAGACGTTCCAGAAATACTGCTGGGATACTGAAGGAACAGAAGGGCTGCGTATTGCACCATTTCATATTCTCGCTCACAGCAGCGGTTCCCTCATGGATCGTTCACATGAATGGCATATGCAGCATGCGGCAGAACTGGCAGCATATTCGTCTCTGTTTATGCCGACCGAATACCGGGTCATGGATATTGACAATGATCCGGACAGTGAACAGGAACTGATCCGCTGGTGGATAGAAATGACCGAAGATGGACATGAAGGAATCGTACTCAAACCGGAGTATATGACCATGTACGACGGCGATCGGCTGATTCAGCCTGCGATCAAGGTCAGAGGCCGCAAGTATCTGCATATGATCTACGGAATGGATTACTTGCAGCCGGAGCATCTGACCCGACTGAAGCAGCGCAAAACGCGCAAAAAAGAACGTCATGCACTGATGGAATTTGCACTGAGTCTGGAGTCGGTGGATCGTTTTGTCCGCCGGGAGCCGCTGGAGCGTATGCATGAATGTGTACTGGCTGCTCTAAGTCTGGAATCGGATGCGATCGATCCAAGGCTGTAA
- a CDS encoding AraC family transcriptional regulator → MSTSFISPEWGISLSETICPDVQTTVNLLGIHLREVSRDWECPSHKHDQYEINYVLQGTQQMRAGTHSYTQQAGDVVILPPGIPHTSRSVGDQSLVYVCIHFEMNDRVFLSLLERLHQLVFRKDSMAAQQIQPCIMKLVQAAEHESQHMITRRIRLQAASFELFSVLWEILLNEAAQVSPSTYAHMELAHQIAARLQGIVNRNPSQIAERPDSHYGIDDIAAELGISPSHCNRIFHQVFAISPRSYLSNLVLHKSKLLLADPQMSIQDIATTLGYRDIAHFSRQFKRWSGISPSHYRKTHLQMRQPLEAGV, encoded by the coding sequence ATGTCTACTTCCTTTATATCACCGGAATGGGGAATCAGCCTGTCTGAGACCATATGCCCGGACGTACAGACGACGGTTAATCTATTGGGGATTCATCTGCGGGAGGTTAGCCGGGACTGGGAATGCCCGAGCCACAAGCACGACCAGTATGAGATTAATTATGTGCTGCAGGGCACCCAGCAAATGAGAGCGGGTACACACAGCTATACCCAACAGGCCGGGGATGTCGTTATCCTGCCGCCGGGGATTCCTCATACAAGCCGCAGTGTCGGAGATCAGTCACTGGTCTATGTATGTATTCATTTTGAGATGAATGATCGGGTATTCCTGTCTCTGCTGGAGCGTCTGCACCAGCTGGTGTTCCGCAAGGACAGCATGGCAGCGCAGCAGATTCAGCCCTGCATCATGAAGCTTGTGCAGGCTGCCGAGCATGAGAGCCAGCATATGATTACCCGCCGGATACGCCTGCAGGCTGCTTCTTTTGAGCTGTTCAGCGTACTGTGGGAAATTTTATTGAATGAAGCGGCGCAGGTATCTCCTTCAACCTATGCGCATATGGAGCTTGCCCATCAGATTGCCGCCCGTTTGCAGGGTATTGTGAACCGCAATCCAAGCCAGATCGCCGAGCGTCCTGATTCCCATTACGGAATCGACGATATTGCAGCAGAGCTGGGTATCAGTCCATCGCACTGCAACCGGATTTTTCATCAGGTATTTGCGATCTCGCCGCGCAGCTATCTGTCCAATCTGGTACTGCACAAATCCAAGCTGCTGCTCGCTGATCCGCAGATGTCTATTCAGGATATTGCGACGACACTCGGCTACCGGGATATCGCCCATTTCAGCCGTCAGTTCAAGCGCTGGTCGGGTATCTCGCCAAGTCATTACCGCAAAACCCATCTCCAGATGCGTCAACCGCTGGAGGCAGGTGTATAA
- the uxuA gene encoding mannonate dehydratase produces the protein MRMVFRWFGENNDTITLDQVRQIPGVEGIVWALHDLPVGEVWPRERVQEMKQLGERYSLHIEVVESVNIHEDIKLGLPSRDRYIANYKQTIEHLGEAGVKVICYNFMPIFDWLRTDLHHPLPDGSNSLFYENSRIENMDPFELVMQIQSNSALTMPGWEPERLSHLTELFEAYQGFTEEDLWRNVQYFLDEIIPVAEANGIQMAIHPDDPPWSIFGLPRIIRSQDNIRRFLGMYDSKAHGITLCSGSLGANPDNDIISMIHEFADRIPFTHIRNVKVEDNGDFQETSHRTIDGTVDIAGIVQAYHEEGFTGYCRPDHGRHLWGEQCRPGYGLYDRALGIMYLWGLWDSLQYRRDHPVAAAPGRKEGIRDE, from the coding sequence ATGAGAATGGTATTTCGCTGGTTCGGTGAGAATAATGACACCATTACATTGGACCAGGTACGTCAGATTCCGGGCGTGGAAGGTATCGTCTGGGCCCTGCATGATCTTCCCGTGGGCGAAGTCTGGCCGCGGGAACGCGTGCAGGAGATGAAGCAACTCGGCGAGCGTTATAGCTTACATATTGAAGTCGTGGAAAGCGTTAATATCCATGAGGATATCAAGCTGGGACTTCCCAGCCGTGACCGCTATATCGCCAACTACAAGCAGACGATTGAACATCTGGGTGAAGCCGGTGTCAAAGTGATCTGCTACAACTTTATGCCGATTTTTGACTGGCTTCGTACCGATCTGCACCATCCGCTGCCGGATGGATCGAACTCTTTATTTTACGAAAACAGCCGAATCGAGAATATGGACCCGTTTGAGCTGGTTATGCAGATTCAGTCCAACTCGGCACTGACCATGCCGGGCTGGGAGCCGGAACGTCTCTCTCATCTGACCGAGCTATTTGAGGCGTATCAGGGATTCACGGAAGAGGATTTGTGGCGCAATGTGCAGTATTTCTTGGATGAGATTATTCCGGTCGCCGAGGCTAATGGTATTCAGATGGCCATTCATCCGGATGATCCGCCGTGGTCGATTTTCGGGCTGCCACGCATTATTCGCAGTCAGGATAATATACGCCGCTTCCTCGGTATGTACGATAGCAAAGCACACGGAATAACGCTATGCAGCGGATCACTCGGTGCCAATCCGGATAATGACATTATCTCGATGATCCATGAATTTGCGGACCGGATTCCATTTACACATATCCGTAATGTCAAGGTGGAAGACAACGGCGATTTCCAGGAAACCTCGCATCGTACGATCGATGGGACAGTGGATATCGCCGGTATTGTGCAGGCTTATCACGAAGAAGGCTTTACTGGATACTGTCGACCGGATCACGGACGCCATCTCTGGGGCGAGCAGTGCCGTCCGGGTTATGGACTGTATGACCGTGCACTCGGCATTATGTATTTGTGGGGATTATGGGATTCCCTGCAGTATCGCCGCGACCACCCTGTTGCAGCTGCACCGGGCCGAAAGGAAGGGATTCGTGATGAATGA
- a CDS encoding RtcB family protein, producing the protein MAFQVIDGVRVWGEPDPGALSQAVTCSRTGNVVQTLLMADHHKGYSQPIGGVVAYRGQISPSGVGYDIGCGNKAVCTNLMVADIRPQIAAIMDRIAASISFGVGRVNQQRVDHELFDDPDWDVYTAAAGREAHDKLKRLAREQLGTVGSGNHYVDLFEEEATGRLWIGNHFGSRGFGHKTASGFLNLAAGRDFLGKAPGEHMDQPPVLLDLDSELGDMYYRAMKLAGRYAYAGRDYVIDELLRLLGAQADFEVHNHHNFAWKEQHDGQETIVVRKGATPSAPGQLGFIGGSMGDISVIVSGKDSAENREALYSTVHGAGRIMSRTQAAGKMNWKTRTRSGGQVTREQMKEAVASFGVELRGADTDESPFAYRKLQTVLDAHSETLDILHVLKPIGVCMAGADEFDPYKD; encoded by the coding sequence ATGGCATTTCAAGTTATCGATGGTGTACGTGTCTGGGGGGAACCCGATCCGGGAGCACTCAGTCAGGCGGTGACCTGCTCGCGTACCGGCAATGTGGTACAGACGCTGCTAATGGCAGATCATCACAAAGGCTACAGTCAGCCGATCGGTGGAGTAGTGGCGTATCGCGGCCAGATTTCTCCTTCTGGTGTCGGTTATGATATCGGCTGCGGCAACAAAGCGGTTTGTACCAATTTAATGGTAGCAGACATTCGTCCGCAGATCGCGGCAATCATGGACCGGATTGCTGCCAGTATTTCCTTTGGCGTAGGAAGAGTGAATCAACAGCGGGTTGATCACGAATTATTCGATGATCCAGACTGGGATGTATATACAGCTGCCGCAGGCCGCGAAGCGCATGACAAATTAAAGCGTCTCGCCCGTGAACAGCTGGGTACAGTGGGCAGCGGTAACCATTATGTCGATCTGTTTGAGGAAGAAGCAACCGGACGGCTCTGGATCGGCAATCACTTTGGTAGCCGCGGCTTCGGTCATAAAACAGCGAGCGGATTTCTGAATCTAGCAGCTGGACGTGATTTCCTTGGGAAAGCGCCGGGAGAACATATGGACCAGCCGCCGGTGCTGCTGGATCTGGACAGCGAGCTGGGAGATATGTATTACCGGGCGATGAAGCTGGCTGGCCGGTATGCTTATGCCGGACGTGATTATGTAATTGATGAACTGTTGAGACTGCTAGGTGCGCAGGCGGATTTTGAAGTGCATAATCACCATAACTTTGCCTGGAAAGAACAGCATGACGGGCAGGAGACGATCGTCGTGCGTAAAGGAGCTACACCATCTGCGCCGGGTCAGCTCGGATTTATCGGCGGCAGCATGGGGGATATCTCGGTGATCGTCAGCGGCAAGGACAGCGCCGAGAACCGGGAAGCCCTGTACAGCACAGTGCATGGAGCCGGGCGAATCATGAGCCGCACCCAGGCTGCTGGCAAGATGAACTGGAAAACCCGTACACGCTCTGGTGGTCAGGTAACACGCGAGCAGATGAAAGAAGCAGTAGCAAGCTTTGGAGTGGAACTGCGCGGAGCGGATACAGACGAGAGTCCTTTTGCTTATCGCAAGCTGCAAACCGTACTGGATGCGCACAGCGAGACGCTCGATATACTGCATGTGCTCAAACCAATCGGCGTATGCATGGCAGGTGCAGATGAATTTGATCCGTACAAAGATTGA